From one Lolium rigidum isolate FL_2022 chromosome 4, APGP_CSIRO_Lrig_0.1, whole genome shotgun sequence genomic stretch:
- the LOC124706766 gene encoding myb family transcription factor PHL7-like has product MMYHAKKFSVPFAPQMAQNNEHLSNIGAFGGPSISNPANPVGNGKQRLRWTSDLHNRFVDAIAQLGGPDRATPKGVLTVMGVPGITIYHVKSHLQKYRLAKYIPESPAEGSKDEKKDSSDSLSNTDSAPGSQINEALKMQMEVQKRLHEQLEVQKQLQLRIEAQGKYLQMIIEEQQKLGGSLEGPDERKLSHSPPNLDDYPDNMQPSPKKPRMDDLSIDSVRGIAQPGFESHLIGPWDQEVSAKNICDPAFKVDEFKVNPGLDKS; this is encoded by the exons ATGATGTACCATGCTAAGAAGTTCTCTGTGCCCTTTGCACCACAAATGGCTCAGAATAATGAGCATCTAAGCAATATTGGAGCATTCGGTGGGCCCAGCATAAGCAACCCTGCTAATCCTGTAGGCAATGGGAAACAACGTCTAAGATGGACCTCAGATCTCCATAATCGCTTTGTGGATGCAATCGCACAACTTGGTGGACCAGATA GAGCAACACCTAAAGGAGTGCTCACTGTAATGGGTGTACCGGGGATTACTATTTATCATGTGAAGAGTCATTTGCAG AAGTATCGCCTTGCAAAGTACATACCAGAATCTCCTGCTGAAG GTTCCAAGGACGAAAAGAAAGATTCCAGTGATTCCCTCTCTAATACAGATTCTGCGCC GGGTTCACAAATCAATGAAGCATTAAAGATGCAAATGGAGGTTCAGAAGCGGCTTCACGAACAACTCGAG GTTCAAAAGCAATTGCAGCTGAGAATCGAAGCCCAAGGGAAGTATTTGCAGATGATCATAGAGGAGCAGCAAAAGCTTGGTGGGTCACTTGAAGGTCCCGATGAGAGGAAGCTTTCACATTCACCACCAAACTTGGATGACTACCCTGACAACATGCAGCCTTCTCCCAAGAAACCAAGGATGGATGATCTTTCAATAGATTCGGTCCGGGGTATTGCACAGCCAGGGTTTGAATCCCATTTGATCGGTCCGTGGGATCAAGAAGTCTCTGCGAAGAACATATGTGATCCTGCATTCAAAGTGGATGAGTTCAAAGTAAACCCTGGTTTGGACAAGTCATAA